The Vicinamibacterales bacterium genome has a segment encoding these proteins:
- a CDS encoding homoserine kinase: MTGRTHAVAFAPASVGNVAVGFDVLGYSASVAGDRVRAGRSSARGVRIASITGIVSDLPLDFERNTAGMAVAAMADALDLDFGFELSIDKGIPLGSGLGGSAASAVAAVYAANALLDEPVDNLRLLKFAMRGEMVASGTAHIDNIAPSLYGGLVLSVGIDNPHIKQIPVPGNVRSVLVRPHRVLETRGARAILGRTVPLSDVVWQQANLAGVVTGCFTGDLPLIAASLEDVLIEPQRKGLIPGFQAVKDAAMTRGALGCSISGAGPTMFAWAEEGSADAVRGAMVEAFRSEGITSDAWITRIEPIGAAIVD, translated from the coding sequence ATGACCGGCCGGACTCACGCGGTGGCGTTCGCGCCGGCCAGCGTGGGGAACGTGGCGGTCGGCTTCGACGTGCTGGGATACAGCGCATCGGTCGCCGGCGATCGCGTCCGCGCCGGCCGCTCGTCCGCGCGCGGGGTCCGCATTGCTTCGATTACCGGGATCGTGTCGGATCTTCCGCTCGACTTCGAGCGCAACACGGCCGGCATGGCGGTCGCGGCCATGGCTGACGCGCTCGATCTCGATTTCGGGTTCGAGCTGTCGATCGACAAAGGGATCCCGCTGGGTTCGGGACTCGGCGGATCCGCCGCGTCGGCGGTCGCGGCGGTCTATGCGGCGAATGCGCTGCTCGACGAGCCGGTCGACAACCTGCGACTCCTGAAGTTCGCGATGCGCGGCGAGATGGTCGCCAGCGGCACCGCGCACATCGACAACATCGCGCCGTCGCTTTACGGCGGGCTCGTGCTCTCGGTCGGCATCGACAATCCCCACATCAAGCAGATCCCGGTGCCCGGCAACGTCCGTTCGGTGCTGGTGCGTCCGCACCGCGTGCTCGAGACGCGCGGCGCCAGGGCGATCCTCGGGCGAACGGTGCCGCTGTCCGACGTCGTCTGGCAGCAGGCGAATCTGGCGGGAGTGGTCACCGGCTGTTTCACCGGCGATTTGCCGCTGATCGCCGCGTCGCTCGAGGACGTGCTGATCGAGCCGCAGCGCAAGGGGCTGATCCCCGGGTTCCAGGCGGTCAAGGATGCGGCGATGACGCGAGGCGCGCTCGGATGCTCGATCTCGGGCGCGGGCCCGACGATGTTCGCGTGGGCGGAAGAGGGCAGCGCCGACGCGGTTCGCGGCGCGATGGTCGAGGCCTTTCGAAGTGAAGGTATCACCAGCGACGCGTGGATCACCAGGATCGAGCCGATCGGGGCGGCGATCGTCGACTGA